Part of the Pseudomonas sp. P8_241 genome is shown below.
AAACGATGGGTCGCGCTTTTGGGGATGTCCAGTTGTTCGGCCAACGTCTGCATCGGCAAACCCTGAGGTTCACCGGTCAAACTTTCCAAAACGCTGAAGACACGTTCGATCTGACTGCCTGCCATGGGACGTTCCAAAGAAAAATTTTGTTGATTCTAGAAGATAAGGCGATTGAAGCGAAATCTGGAACCACAAGTACAAAAAGCAGTCTGACGACCGGACTGGCGCGGGTCCCACTCAACAGCAACACTCATCGCACGGACAACCAGAGGATTCCCACATGCTATGGAAAAAAGGCCGACGCAGCGACAACGTGGTCGACGCCCGTGGCGATAATGTCGGCGGTGGCGGTGGCGGCATGCGCTTTGGTGGTGGCAAGGGCCTGAGCCTGACGGCGATCCTCCTGATTGTCGGCATTGGCTGGATCACCGGCCAGGATCCGTTGCAAATCCTCGGGCAGTTGACCGGGCAAATGGGCCAGCAATCGGCACCGGCCACCAACCAGAGTCGTCAGGCGCCACCGGCCAATGACCAGGGGGCTGAGTTTGTGCGCTCGATCCTCGGCGATACCGAAGACACCTGGGGTCAGATCTTTCAGCAGGCCGGTCGTCAATATAAGGACCCGACTCTGGTGTTGTTCAGCAACCGCGTCAATTCAGCCTGTGGTCTGGCCACCTCCGCTACCGGTCCGTTTTACTGCCCCGCTGACCAAAAGGTCTACCTGGACATGGCGTTCTTCCAGGAAATGTCCCAACGGTTTTCTGCCGCTGGCGACTTCGCCCAGGCCTACGTGATCGCTCACGAGGTCGGACACCATGTGCAGACCTTGCTGGGCGTCTCCGCGAAAATTCAGACCGCGCGCCAACAGGGTCGGCAGATGGAAGGCGACGGTGGTCTGTTGGTACGCCAGGAACTGCAAGCCGATTGCCTCGCCGGGGTCTGGGCCAACAATGCGCAGAAGCGTCTGAACTGGCTGGAACCGGGCGATATCGAAGAAGCACTGAATGCAGCGAACGCCATCGGCGACGATCGGTTGCAGCAACAAGGGCAGGGCCGTGTGGTGCCGGACTCGTTTACCCACGGTACGTCAGCGCAACGGGTGCGCTGGTTCAAAACCGGTTTCGCCCAGGGCCAGGTTGGCCAGTGCGATACCTTTGCGGCGAAAAATCTGTAAATGAAGAAGTGGTTGTTGGTTGTTCTGTTCACATGCGCAACGTCCCAGGCCGCCGAACGGGCGGTCAACGAGATCAGTCCCGGACGCCTGCTGTTGAAATCAGGCGAAATTGCAGTGGGCATCAGCCCCGCCCCGGCAAAACTCGAACGGGTATTGATCATCCTCCACGGTCGCCTGCGCAATGCGCAAACCTATCTGCAAAGTGGTGAACGGGCGGCCGAACTGGCCGGGCAAAGCGCGACGACCCTGGTGATCGCCCCGCAATTTCTCAACGACACCGACGTCGCGCTGCATCCGGTAGCGGACACCGTTTTACGCTGGCAGGGCGACGAATGGATGGCGGGTGGGGAATCTACCGCACCGTTTCGCCTGAGTTCTTACCAGGCGCTGGACGATATCATCGCCCGCCTGGGTGACCGACAGCAGTTTCCCGAGGTGAAACAGATTGTCATTGCCGGACATTCCGGCGGCGCGCAGGTTGTTCAGCGCTACGCATTGCTCGGTCACGATCAGTCAGCCCTTGAAGCCTCCGGTGTGCAGGTGCGTTATGTGATTGCCAACCCTTCGTCTTACGCCTATTTCGACGAGCGTCGGCC
Proteins encoded:
- a CDS encoding neutral zinc metallopeptidase; the protein is MLWKKGRRSDNVVDARGDNVGGGGGGMRFGGGKGLSLTAILLIVGIGWITGQDPLQILGQLTGQMGQQSAPATNQSRQAPPANDQGAEFVRSILGDTEDTWGQIFQQAGRQYKDPTLVLFSNRVNSACGLATSATGPFYCPADQKVYLDMAFFQEMSQRFSAAGDFAQAYVIAHEVGHHVQTLLGVSAKIQTARQQGRQMEGDGGLLVRQELQADCLAGVWANNAQKRLNWLEPGDIEEALNAANAIGDDRLQQQGQGRVVPDSFTHGTSAQRVRWFKTGFAQGQVGQCDTFAAKNL
- a CDS encoding alpha/beta fold hydrolase, whose amino-acid sequence is MKKWLLVVLFTCATSQAAERAVNEISPGRLLLKSGEIAVGISPAPAKLERVLIILHGRLRNAQTYLQSGERAAELAGQSATTLVIAPQFLNDTDVALHPVADTVLRWQGDEWMAGGESTAPFRLSSYQALDDIIARLGDRQQFPEVKQIVIAGHSGGAQVVQRYALLGHDQSALEASGVQVRYVIANPSSYAYFDERRPVAFNHAGCPDFNRWKYGLADLPAYAEGQTPAQLQEKYLKRDIVYLLGQQDTNPNHPQLDTRCEAKAQGPSRLARGRFYFSYLKRLQPEGLNQQLIEVPGVGHDGDGMFTSPQGQKALFGQ